DNA sequence from the Pedobacter sp. W3I1 genome:
GGTGGATCAATAATTTCTTTTTATCAGGTTTGTCTACAAAATAAACCGATTGAACAATCGTTTCGGCAGTAGAAGAAATAGGGGTAACCTCTACTTTTGTCGGACTAGATAAAATCGTATTCGCCAACTTCTGAATTTCATCTGGCATGGTTGCCGAGAAAAATAAAGTCTGGCGTTTAGCCGGTAATTTAGCTACTACTCTTTTCACATCGTGAATAAAGCCCATATCCAGCATACGATCGGCCTCATCCAATACAAACAATTCGATGGTATTTAAATTGATGAAACCCTGGTTCATTAAATCTAATAAACGGCCAGGTGTTGCAACTAAGATATCAACGCCTTTTCTTAAAGCTTCTACCTGAGAGTGTTGATTTACACCACCGAAAATTACTAAATGACGTAAATTTAAGTGACGGCCGTAAGCTTTAAAACTTTCTTCAATCTGAATGGCCAGCTCACGTGTTGGCGTTAAAATTAAAGCCTTAATATTTTTGGTTGCTTTGGTATTGATGTGTTTCTCGTGCAGTAACTGCAACATCGGGATGGCAAAGGCTGCGGTTTTTCCGGTACCGGTTTGAGCGCAACCTAATAAATCTTTGCCTTTTAATATTGTTGGAATGGATTGCTCCTGTATTGGTGTAGGCTGTGTATAACCTTCGGTCTCAAGGGCCTTTAGAATCGGCTCAATGAGATTTAATTCTTTGAATAACATGTATGTTTCTGTGTAATATTTATCGAAGAAGCTAGAACAATCATTTGTTGAAGGACTAACTTGCGGAGAGAATATGCCATTCAGAATGGCAAGCCCTTATTCCTGCTTCGGCGGCAAAGATACAAAAAATGTATGAGAATATGTTATTTGATAAATGTAACCTCAAATCCTTATTTATTACATCTACTTGTTTGCAGTCCGATACATTAATCTTTTATAGTTAGTATTTTGTAGTCTATTTATGAATGTATTTTTTGTAGTATAATTATTTTTTATATGTATATTTATTTTAATTAAAGTGTATATTATACACTAATACATTATTTAATTAAAAAATGCCACTATGTAAATCATAAATAAAATACCTAGCAAACCTATCTAACCACCTACTTATGAGAAAAAATCTACTACTTACCCGGAGAAATCCATTCTTCCTGCATGCCTGTCTTTTTTGGGGCATTGGTATAATCCAGCAAACTAAACCACTTAAACATGTCGTCGTAACTGACGGCGATGAACTGACGCTGTTAGGCTTTTTAACCTAGAAGCAAATCTGTCATATTGAGTACGCATTATTTTACCTAACCATTATAACCTATGAAACAAAATCTATCTTGTATCAAGAGGAGTTTTCTTCTCTTGTGTTTGGGGGATGTTATTTGCCCTTGGCGCAACGGCCCAATCAAAAATCACCGGTAAAGTTATTGCCAGTGATGACAAATTACCTGTTATTGGTGCTACAATCAAAATTAAGGATGGCACTGGAGGCACCACCACAGATGCCAACGGAACATTCTCTTTAAGTGTAAAGCCTACCGATATTTTGGTTATTTCCTTTGTTGGTTACGGCAATAAAGAAGTTGCTGTGGGCAAACAGGCCAATATTACCGTTATATTACAGGCTGAGAATAACAATTTAACAGATGTGATTGTAACCGGTTATTCTTCTCAACGGAAAAAAGACTTAACAGGCGCCGTTGCAGTAGTGAACATGGAATTGTTAAAAGCCCAACCGGCCGCAAGTGCTGTAGAAGCATTACAGGGTAAAGCCACGGGGGTGCAGATTATAAACGATGGTGCGCCAGGCTCGACACCACAGATCAGAATCAGGGGAATTAGTACCATTAATAACAACGAACCACTTTATGTTATTGATGGCGTTCCTTTTGAGGGTAAATTATCATGGCTTAACCAGAATGATATCGAAAGCCTGCAGGTATTGAAAGATGCTTCTTCGGCATCTATTTATGGCTCAAGGGCAAATAATGGTGTGGTAATCATCACCACTAAAAAGGGGATAGTGGGTGCACCAAAAATCACGCTCGATTCATATTATGGTACACAGGTTCCTAGAAAAAATAGTTTTCCTGAAATGATGAATCCACAGCAATATGCCCAGTATATATTTGATGGTTATACCAATGCAGGATTGCCAGTTGCAGCAGGGAAAAATTATGGTTCTGGTTCAACGCCTGTGTTACCAGAATATTTGGTGGCAGGTTTAAAGCTTGGTCAGGATGTTACTGCTGCAGATGCAGACCCCTCTAAATATAACTATAGCCGGGATCCTGATCTCTTTTATCAGATTACAAGAGCAAATAAAACAGGTACCAACTGGTTTGATGAAATTACTGAAGCCGCACCGGTTCAGAATTATCAGCTTAGCGCTACCGGAGGTGGAGAAAATGCGACATATACTTTCTCGGGTGGTTATCTTGATCAGAAAGGAACCATTAAATACACTGGATTTAAACGGTTTAATTTTAGATCGAACACCAATATTTCGGCATTTAATAAAAGGGTCCGCTTTGGTGAGAATGCACAGTATAGTTATTCAGAAGGCTTTGGTTTGGGTGTAAACCCGAACGTTTCTGGCGATTACCAGGATCAGGGAAGTGCACTGGGCTGGGCATACCGGATTCCTACCATTATTCCGGTTTATGATATTGCCGGGAATTTTGCCGGTAGCCGGGGAAGCCAGCTCGGAAATGCAGAAAATCCTGTTGCCTTTCTTTACCGAGCAAAAGACAATAAAAATAAAAGTAATTTCTTTTTCGGAAATGTTTATGCAGAAGGCGATATCATTCCTGGATTAGTATTAAAAACCAATTTCGGTTTGCGTTACGAAAACTTTAATGGCTTGTCGATGCGTTATCCAAACCTGGAATTTTCTGAAGGTAATAATTCGAATAACCTGAATGAGTATCAGGGATACAATACCGAATGGACCTGGACCAACACCTTAAACTACAGCAAAGTATTTAATGAAAAACACAGAGTAAATGTGCTGGTGGGTACTGAAGCCATTAGGTCGAGATCAAGACAGTTAAATGCCGGAAGAAATGGCTATTTTATTTTAGGCAGTCAGGATTATTATTACCTGAATACAGGTTCATCTAACATCAGCAATTCAAGTTATGGATCAATAGGCTCTCTTTTCTCGCTATTTGCCAAAGCAGATTATTCTTATCATGATCGTTATCTGGCCAGTGTTACCATTCGGCGGGATGGTTCTTCCAACTTCGGACCTGCAAACAAGTACGGCTATTATCCGGCAGCAAGTGCAGCATGGAGATTATCGGAAGAGGAATTTATGAAAAGTGTTAAATGGATAACCGATTTAAAACTTCGTATTGGATACGGACAAACCGGTAACCAGCGGATACCTCCATACCAATACATCAACAGGTACCAAAGTTCTATTGTTAACTCGGCTTATGCTGTTGGCGGTGGTAATGGCCTTACTACAGGTGTGTGGCAAAATGCTTATCAAAATCCAGATGTAAAATGGGAATCGCTTAAGGCCTTAAACATTGGTCTTGATTTTACTTTGTTAGGCGGTGCAATTGACGGATCATTAGATTGGTACAACAAAAAAACCTCCGATATGCTTTATAATTTGCCTTTGCCTTCAAGTGTAGTAGGTTTAGGTAGTTCGCCTTATGTTAATATCGGTGATATGAGCAATAAAGGGGTCGAGTTTAATGTTGCTTATCACTACGGAAGAGAAGCAGAGCGACCTTTTAAATTTGATATTGGTTTAAACCTTTCTAAAAACGACAATAAAATTGTAAGGTTAGCGCCTGGTATTTTCAATCAGATTTATGGCAATTACAGAAGTTTACAAACCAGTGTATTACAGGAGGGCGAATCTTTCGGTTCTTTCTTCGGATATAGAACTGTCGGGATCTATCAAAGTACAGCAGATATTCAAAACAATCCATCTTATGCAGGTGCAAGGGTTGGTGGTTTACGTTACCAGGATATTAATGGCGATGGCGTAATCGATCCTAAAGACCGTACCATTATCGGCAATCCAAATCCAGACTTTACCTATGGCGTAAACTTAAATGCATCGTATAAAAACTTTGATATTTCTGCCTTCATATACGGTGTTCAAGGCAATGATTTATTTGAGGCTACCCGTTATTTTACAGATTTTCCATCATTTGCAGGTGCTAA
Encoded proteins:
- a CDS encoding DEAD/DEAH box helicase, encoding MLFKELNLIEPILKALETEGYTQPTPIQEQSIPTILKGKDLLGCAQTGTGKTAAFAIPMLQLLHEKHINTKATKNIKALILTPTRELAIQIEESFKAYGRHLNLRHLVIFGGVNQHSQVEALRKGVDILVATPGRLLDLMNQGFINLNTIELFVLDEADRMLDMGFIHDVKRVVAKLPAKRQTLFFSATMPDEIQKLANTILSSPTKVEVTPISSTAETIVQSVYFVDKPDKKKLLIHLLEDKKIETALVFTRTKHGADRIVKDLGFAGVKAAAIHGNKSQNARQRALTDFKDRKIRVLVATDIAARGIDIDQLSHVFNFELPNIPESYVHRIGRTGRAGANGIAISFCDAEENEYLLDIQKLIKITLPIVDDHPYPLSWESMLAKNQVKRKPQAQSKGGGGAKKGGDGNMSGKPRNASNNRRFGGNKKRGER
- a CDS encoding TonB-dependent receptor, with the translated sequence MLFALGATAQSKITGKVIASDDKLPVIGATIKIKDGTGGTTTDANGTFSLSVKPTDILVISFVGYGNKEVAVGKQANITVILQAENNNLTDVIVTGYSSQRKKDLTGAVAVVNMELLKAQPAASAVEALQGKATGVQIINDGAPGSTPQIRIRGISTINNNEPLYVIDGVPFEGKLSWLNQNDIESLQVLKDASSASIYGSRANNGVVIITTKKGIVGAPKITLDSYYGTQVPRKNSFPEMMNPQQYAQYIFDGYTNAGLPVAAGKNYGSGSTPVLPEYLVAGLKLGQDVTAADADPSKYNYSRDPDLFYQITRANKTGTNWFDEITEAAPVQNYQLSATGGGENATYTFSGGYLDQKGTIKYTGFKRFNFRSNTNISAFNKRVRFGENAQYSYSEGFGLGVNPNVSGDYQDQGSALGWAYRIPTIIPVYDIAGNFAGSRGSQLGNAENPVAFLYRAKDNKNKSNFFFGNVYAEGDIIPGLVLKTNFGLRYENFNGLSMRYPNLEFSEGNNSNNLNEYQGYNTEWTWTNTLNYSKVFNEKHRVNVLVGTEAIRSRSRQLNAGRNGYFILGSQDYYYLNTGSSNISNSSYGSIGSLFSLFAKADYSYHDRYLASVTIRRDGSSNFGPANKYGYYPAASAAWRLSEEEFMKSVKWITDLKLRIGYGQTGNQRIPPYQYINRYQSSIVNSAYAVGGGNGLTTGVWQNAYQNPDVKWESLKALNIGLDFTLLGGAIDGSLDWYNKKTSDMLYNLPLPSSVVGLGSSPYVNIGDMSNKGVEFNVAYHYGREAERPFKFDIGLNLSKNDNKIVRLAPGIFNQIYGNYRSLQTSVLQEGESFGSFFGYRTVGIYQSTADIQNNPSYAGARVGGLRYQDINGDGVIDPKDRTIIGNPNPDFTYGVNLNASYKNFDISAFIYGVQGNDLFEATRYFTDFPSFAGAKSTRLLNAWSPSNSSSLTPSAYVGASDVELASSSYYVQDGSFLRLKNIQIGYSIPTVKAFGPKSGITRIRVYVSATNLFTITNYTGLDPEVSQTRDAASSVGSSGPPADTFSALGVDKGVYPSPRQFLIGINVGF